A section of the bacterium SCSIO 12696 genome encodes:
- a CDS encoding pilin — protein MKQRQGGFTLIELMIVIAIIGILAAIALPQYENYTIRGQSSEGLALASGLKTNVAEIFAEEGALAGINSGADGIPAAATVNGNYVTGVAVAAGVITVTFGNDANANLAGANMVLTPVDNGGSLEWGCTSPLNATDPQYLPAACRNSAP, from the coding sequence ATGAAACAGCGTCAAGGGGGCTTTACCCTGATTGAATTAATGATCGTTATTGCGATTATCGGTATTTTGGCAGCTATCGCTTTGCCTCAGTATGAAAACTACACTATTCGTGGCCAATCTTCTGAAGGTTTGGCTTTGGCTAGTGGCCTGAAAACAAATGTTGCCGAGATATTTGCAGAAGAAGGTGCTCTTGCTGGTATTAACAGTGGGGCCGATGGTATTCCGGCAGCAGCCACTGTAAATGGTAACTATGTAACTGGTGTGGCTGTGGCTGCAGGTGTGATTACAGTGACTTTTGGCAATGATGCTAACGCAAACTTGGCTGGTGCAAATATGGTTCTTACGCCTGTAGATAACGGCGGTTCCTTAGAGTGGGGTTGTACTTCGCCGCTTAACGCAACCGATCCTCAATATTTGCCAGCAGCTTGTCGTAATTCTGCCCCCTAA
- the pilB gene encoding type IV-A pilus assembly ATPase PilB: MTPANSALRGLPKRLVQDGLIEQEAAEEAVIHCQQQRLPFVEHIVTANVLPAQLVATVAANEFGSPLLDLDSFNLDTAPKELVDGKLIRRHKALPLYSRGSRLSLGVCDPTNHQTINEIQFQTGMTIEPVLVEYDKLEAAIENFLNQQEEDLGEALGTLDDVHLDELDVSAVEDPAEEDHSGDTDDAPIVRFINKLLLDAIKLGASDIHFEPYERSYRVRFRIDGVLQEMTKPPANLAPRLAARLKVMSQLDISERRIPQDGRIKLKLSKSKAIDFRVNTLPTLYGEKIVLRILDSNSAKMGIDALGYEEDQKEAYMNTLAQPQGMILVTGPTGSGKTVSLYTGLGILNTPERNISTAEDPIEINMDGINQVQINTKVNLTFAEALRAFLRQDPDVIMVGEIRDLETAEISIKAAQTGHLVLSTLHTNSSPETLTRLLNMGVPAFNVATSVSLIIAQRLARRLCQHCRRPADDIPDKILTEEGFDTIDLPRDQFELYHPVGCPKCTNGYKGRSGVYEVLKVSPSISRIIMEGGNSLQIAEEAKKEGFRTLRQSALLKAAKGIISLEEANRVTKD, translated from the coding sequence ATGACACCCGCCAATAGCGCACTAAGAGGCTTGCCAAAGCGTTTGGTACAGGACGGCCTAATCGAACAGGAAGCCGCTGAAGAGGCAGTTATTCACTGCCAGCAACAGCGGCTACCATTTGTAGAACATATTGTTACTGCCAATGTGCTACCAGCTCAACTGGTAGCAACAGTGGCAGCCAATGAATTTGGCTCCCCACTATTGGATCTGGATTCCTTTAATCTGGATACAGCCCCAAAAGAGCTAGTAGATGGCAAACTGATTCGTCGCCATAAAGCCCTGCCACTCTATAGTCGAGGAAGCCGCTTGTCTCTTGGTGTATGCGACCCCACCAACCACCAGACTATCAACGAGATTCAATTCCAAACTGGCATGACTATTGAGCCAGTACTTGTAGAGTACGACAAGCTTGAAGCGGCTATCGAAAACTTTCTCAACCAGCAAGAAGAAGACTTAGGGGAAGCTCTGGGCACACTGGACGATGTGCATCTGGACGAATTGGACGTTAGCGCCGTTGAAGACCCTGCCGAAGAAGACCATAGCGGAGATACCGACGACGCTCCCATTGTTCGCTTTATTAATAAACTATTACTGGATGCTATCAAGTTGGGGGCATCGGATATTCACTTTGAGCCCTATGAGCGGAGCTACCGTGTGCGATTCCGCATTGACGGCGTATTGCAGGAAATGACAAAGCCCCCGGCTAATTTGGCGCCACGTCTGGCAGCACGCTTAAAGGTAATGTCGCAGCTGGATATCTCAGAGCGGCGCATCCCTCAGGACGGCCGAATTAAACTTAAACTGTCCAAATCTAAAGCTATCGACTTTCGGGTAAATACACTACCCACCTTGTATGGGGAAAAAATTGTATTGCGAATTTTGGACTCCAACAGTGCAAAAATGGGTATCGATGCACTGGGCTACGAGGAAGACCAAAAAGAAGCTTATATGAATACCCTAGCCCAGCCTCAGGGCATGATTCTGGTCACTGGCCCTACTGGTAGCGGTAAAACCGTTTCCCTTTATACCGGTTTGGGTATTCTCAACACCCCGGAGCGCAATATCTCCACGGCCGAAGACCCCATCGAAATCAATATGGATGGGATTAACCAGGTGCAGATCAACACCAAGGTAAACCTGACTTTTGCAGAAGCCCTGCGAGCCTTTCTCCGTCAGGATCCAGATGTGATCATGGTGGGTGAGATTCGCGACTTAGAAACAGCAGAAATTTCCATTAAAGCGGCGCAAACCGGCCACTTGGTGTTATCCACCCTACACACCAACAGCTCACCGGAAACATTAACCCGCTTGCTCAATATGGGGGTTCCCGCCTTTAACGTAGCCACATCTGTTAGTCTGATTATCGCCCAGCGGCTGGCGCGCCGACTGTGCCAACACTGCCGCCGCCCGGCAGACGATATACCCGATAAGATTCTGACCGAGGAAGGCTTTGATACTATCGACCTACCTCGCGATCAGTTTGAGCTGTACCACCCGGTAGGTTGCCCCAAATGCACTAATGGCTACAAGGGCCGTAGTGGGGTATATGAGGTGCTAAAGGTGAGTCCGTCCATTTCGCGCATTATTATGGAGGGAGGAAACTCCTTGCAAATCGCCGAAGAGGCGAAAAAAGAAGGCTTTAGAACTTTGCGCCAGTCGGCACTTTTAAAGGCTGCCAAGGGTATAATCAGTTTGGAAGAGGCTAATCGGGTCACTAAAGACTGA
- the ppa gene encoding inorganic diphosphatase: protein MSYNRIPAGNDLPNDINVVIEIPANHDPIKYEIEKDSDALFVDRFVATPMFYPANYGYIPDTLSEDGDPLDVLVVSPHPVVPGSVIRSRPVGMLKMTDESGPDAKLIAVPHSKLTPMYDHVQDIHDLPDLLLKQTEHYFENYKDLEEDKWVRVDGWGSADEARTEIMESRQRHLDLDK, encoded by the coding sequence ATGAGCTACAATCGAATTCCCGCCGGTAATGATTTACCCAACGACATCAACGTAGTGATTGAGATTCCGGCTAACCACGATCCCATCAAATACGAGATCGAAAAAGACAGTGACGCACTGTTTGTGGATCGCTTTGTAGCCACGCCGATGTTCTACCCGGCCAACTACGGCTATATCCCCGACACCCTGTCAGAAGATGGCGACCCCCTGGACGTACTGGTTGTGTCTCCGCACCCGGTTGTACCTGGCTCAGTAATCCGCAGCCGCCCGGTTGGCATGCTGAAAATGACCGACGAATCTGGCCCGGATGCCAAACTGATCGCCGTGCCTCACAGCAAACTGACCCCCATGTACGACCACGTACAAGATATTCACGACCTGCCCGACCTGCTGCTCAAACAAACCGAGCACTACTTCGAGAACTATAAAGATCTGGAAGAAGACAAGTGGGTACGTGTGGATGGTTGGGGCTCTGCCGACGAAGCCCGCACGGAGATTATGGAATCCAGACAACGTCATTTGGATTTGGATAAGTAA
- the hemN gene encoding oxygen-independent coproporphyrinogen III oxidase: MSDLTGHIYRVDSDTEFVWDRQLIERYDLSGPRYTSYPTAPQFSNQFGLSELNTAFAASNRAGTPLSLYFHIPFCSRVCYFCACNKIVTANRKRSGPYLQRLFREIEMKAALLDKFRPVKQLHWGGGTPTFLSDDEMRQLMAKTRKHFHLLDNDEGEYSIELHPGDMNVETIRCLREIGFNRLSMGVQDFDPIVQSAVNRFNSLQQVTELVSAARDQGFTSISMDLIYGLPHQNWQSFSETLDRIIELSPDRLSVFNYAHLPHLFKVQKQINEAALPTAEEKLRMMEQSARKLLAAGYRFIGMDHFAKPDDELALAQQKGELQRNFQGYSTHSNCDMVAFGVSAISDIGSGLSQNHKNIDDYYDAIDNGLLPLSQGIALNQDDQIRGQVISQLICQFELDFQDIEQAFSIDFHSYFVDELYQLRAMEADGLLRINNHSIRIHPAGRLLIRRICMVFDAYVGGERQVRFSKII; encoded by the coding sequence ATGTCAGACCTGACGGGACACATTTACAGGGTGGATTCCGATACTGAATTTGTTTGGGATCGTCAGCTGATCGAGCGCTACGACCTTAGCGGCCCGCGCTATACCTCCTACCCGACAGCACCGCAATTCAGCAATCAGTTTGGCCTGTCTGAGTTGAATACAGCATTCGCCGCCAGTAACCGTGCCGGTACGCCGCTGTCGTTGTACTTTCACATTCCGTTTTGCAGCCGGGTTTGCTATTTCTGTGCCTGCAACAAGATCGTTACTGCCAATCGCAAACGCTCAGGCCCCTACCTGCAAAGGCTGTTCCGTGAGATTGAAATGAAAGCGGCACTGCTGGATAAATTTCGCCCGGTAAAGCAGCTGCACTGGGGGGGCGGCACACCGACATTCCTCAGCGATGACGAAATGCGCCAGTTAATGGCAAAGACCCGCAAGCACTTCCATTTGCTGGATAACGACGAGGGAGAGTATTCCATTGAGCTGCACCCCGGTGATATGAATGTGGAAACCATTCGCTGCCTGCGGGAGATTGGCTTTAATCGCCTCAGTATGGGTGTGCAGGATTTTGACCCGATTGTACAGAGCGCTGTCAACCGCTTTAACTCCCTGCAGCAGGTGACCGAGCTGGTTAGCGCAGCTCGCGATCAGGGTTTCACGTCGATTAGTATGGATCTGATTTACGGATTGCCCCACCAGAACTGGCAATCGTTCAGCGAAACCCTGGATCGAATTATCGAGTTGTCTCCGGATCGGTTATCGGTATTCAATTACGCCCATTTGCCACACCTGTTCAAAGTGCAAAAGCAAATAAACGAAGCTGCGCTGCCCACCGCGGAAGAGAAGCTGCGCATGATGGAGCAGTCTGCGCGCAAATTACTGGCTGCGGGCTATCGGTTTATCGGTATGGATCACTTTGCCAAGCCTGACGACGAGCTAGCGCTGGCACAGCAAAAAGGCGAATTGCAACGCAATTTTCAGGGCTACTCCACTCACAGTAATTGCGATATGGTGGCTTTCGGCGTATCTGCCATCAGCGATATTGGCTCAGGTTTGAGTCAGAACCATAAAAATATCGATGATTACTACGACGCTATCGACAATGGCCTGTTGCCGCTTTCCCAAGGTATCGCGCTGAACCAAGACGACCAAATTCGTGGCCAGGTTATCAGCCAGCTGATCTGCCAGTTTGAACTGGATTTCCAGGACATTGAGCAAGCTTTCTCCATCGACTTCCACAGCTATTTCGTCGATGAGTTGTACCAGTTAAGGGCAATGGAAGCTGATGGATTGCTGAGAATTAACAATCACAGCATCCGAATTCACCCCGCTGGACGCCTACTGATTCGCCGTATCTGCATGGTATTCGATGCCTACGTGGGCGGTGAGCGCCAGGTGCGTTTCTCGAAGATTATCTGA